One genomic window of Motacilla alba alba isolate MOTALB_02 chromosome 3, Motacilla_alba_V1.0_pri, whole genome shotgun sequence includes the following:
- the LOC119698515 gene encoding zinc finger protein 239-like produces the protein MPRDTQAEQELRLESREDKSPGQKLVAEAVWSGSTAQEGNGEEKAPRCRTRRGCKGRWRRSEGERPSLGREGGRRSSQSSELVLHEQPHDGEKPHTCEECGKSFRWSSKLIEHQRIHTGEKPYECGECGKRFSHSSMLIMHHRTHTGERPFECGECGKRFMWRSHLVRHERIHTGERPYECGECGKSFSWNSMLLKHQRIHSVERPYECSKCGKTFKISSHLLLHYWVHTEEKPFCCPDCGKRFLRKSHLVRHRRIHTGEKPYECSECGKCFGTTTHVLLHYGMHTEERPFHCPDCGKGFMQNSQCGKSFSLRCNLTRHQRSLH, from the exons atgcccCGGGACacgcaggcag agcaggagctgaggctggagagcagggaggacaaatccccggggcagaagctcgTGGCAGAGGCCGTTTGGAGCGGCTCCACGGCGCAGGAAGGCaacggggaggaaaaggccCCGAGATGCCgcacgaggaggggctgcaaaggcagatggcGGCGATCTGAGGGGGAAAGACCCAGCCTGGGCCGGGAAGGCGGCCGGAGATCGAGCCAGAGCTCGGAGCTGGTGCTCCATGAGCAGCCCCATGATGGGGAGAAGCCCCACACGTGtgaggagtgtgggaagagcttcaggtggaGCTCCAAGCTGATTGAgcaccagaggatccacactggggagaagccctacgagtgtggggaGTGCGGGAAGAGATTCAGCCACAGCTCCATGCTCATCATGCACCACAGGACCCACACCGGGGAGAGGCCCTTcgagtgtggggagtgtgggaagagatTCATGTGGCGCTCCCACCTGGTCAGGCACGAGCGGATCCAcaccggggagaggccctacgagtgtggggagtgtgggaagagcttcagctggAACTCCATGCTCCTCAAGCATCAGCGCATCCACAGTGTtgagaggccctacgagtgttcCAAGTGTGGGAAGACGTTTAAGatcagctcccatctcctcctgcaCTATTGGGTTCACACGGAGGAGAagcccttctgctgccccgactgcgggaAGAGATTCCTGCGCAAGTCCCACCTCGTCAggcaccggcgcatccacaccggCGAGAAGCCCTACGAGTGTTCTGAATGTGGGAAGTGTTTTGGGACCACCACCCATGTTCTCCTGCACTATGGGATGCACACGGAGGAGAGGCCCTTCCACTGCCCCGACTGCGGGAAGGGATTCATGCAGAACTCCCAG tgtgggaagagcttctcacTGCGCTGTAACTTGACCCGACACCAACGGAGCCTCCACTAA